Proteins found in one Oribacterium sp. oral taxon 102 genomic segment:
- a CDS encoding endonuclease MutS2 — protein MNTKAFKTLEFNKILERLEGCADSQEGKRLCRELRPSCEISEIRSLQEETAAAVNRIRLYGGLSFSGVRDVSASIQRLSLAASLSIPELLQISGLLTAAGRAQAYGREDADEKTQRLLPRAVRLEQHYTKNKREGVPVDGQETEMDALSGYFRELAPLKTVNRELTRCILSEDELADDASEGLHQVRRRIHQLQEKIHTELSGILNRSRSLLQDGVITMRDGRYCLPVKAEYKASFPGMVHDQSATGATLFIEPMSVVRLNNEIRELESEEKREIEKVLRTLSDALLPYSAEILRDIRLLAQLDFSFAKAKLSHAMQATQPVFNDRFYIHIKDGRHPLIDPKRVVPISIYLGDTFELLIITGPNTGGKTVCLKTVGLFQLMGQSGLFIPAFEGSELGVFQEIFADIGDEQSIEQSLSTFSAHMTNTVRILEQADAHSLCLFDELGAGTDPTEGAALAMAILNFLHNMKTRTIATTHYAEIKVYALSTEGVENASCEFDVETLSPTYRLLIGVPGKSNAFAISQKLGLPGYIIEDARARLASEDVRLEDVIASLEESRVTAEREREEIQRYRTEIEEYKRRARESSKGVEKGKDRILQKAREEAATILAEAKETADAIVKELRKQEQNGAATIEAEKTRTKLNQKLRATQAAMNTGVVKGPAQPLSAKNIRVGDTVRVLSMNLNATVSTLPDRDGMVYVTAGIIRTRVSIRELELVQHAKGGGTVPRNDAGRSRGAGAIRMSKAMGISPELNLIGKMTADALPELNKYLDDACLAHLPQVRIVHGRGTGALKKMVHTALKKNKYVESFRLGEYGEGSDGVTIAFFRK, from the coding sequence ATGAATACAAAGGCATTCAAAACACTGGAATTCAATAAGATACTGGAGCGGCTGGAGGGCTGTGCGGATTCACAGGAGGGGAAGCGGCTTTGCCGTGAGCTCCGACCCTCCTGCGAGATTTCGGAGATTCGCAGTCTGCAGGAGGAAACGGCGGCGGCGGTGAATCGGATCCGCCTGTACGGAGGCCTCAGCTTTTCCGGAGTGCGGGATGTGAGCGCTTCGATTCAACGGCTTTCTCTCGCGGCAAGCCTCAGCATTCCGGAGCTCCTCCAGATCTCCGGGCTTTTGACCGCCGCGGGACGTGCACAGGCATACGGCAGGGAGGATGCGGACGAGAAAACACAGCGTTTGCTCCCGCGCGCTGTCCGGCTGGAGCAGCATTATACCAAAAACAAACGGGAGGGCGTCCCGGTGGATGGGCAGGAGACGGAGATGGACGCGCTAAGCGGATATTTCCGGGAGCTTGCACCGCTCAAGACGGTGAACCGGGAGCTCACGCGCTGCATCCTCTCGGAGGATGAGCTGGCTGATGATGCGAGTGAGGGGCTGCATCAGGTTCGGCGCAGGATACATCAGCTTCAGGAAAAGATCCATACAGAGCTCTCCGGCATACTGAACCGTTCCCGCAGCCTCCTGCAGGACGGCGTCATTACCATGCGGGACGGACGCTACTGTCTCCCGGTCAAGGCGGAGTACAAGGCATCCTTTCCGGGGATGGTGCATGACCAGAGTGCGACCGGCGCGACACTGTTTATCGAGCCGATGAGCGTCGTGAGGCTGAACAATGAGATCCGGGAGCTGGAGAGCGAGGAGAAGCGCGAGATCGAGAAGGTATTGAGGACGCTTTCGGATGCTCTCCTTCCGTATTCCGCGGAGATTCTCCGGGACATTCGGCTGCTGGCGCAGCTGGACTTCAGCTTTGCGAAGGCGAAGCTCTCGCACGCGATGCAGGCAACGCAGCCGGTATTCAATGACCGCTTCTATATCCATATCAAGGACGGGCGCCACCCCCTGATTGATCCGAAGCGGGTCGTGCCGATCAGCATTTATCTTGGGGATACGTTTGAGCTCCTGATTATTACGGGGCCGAACACCGGCGGAAAAACCGTCTGTCTGAAGACGGTGGGGCTCTTTCAGCTTATGGGACAGTCCGGACTCTTCATCCCTGCCTTTGAAGGCTCGGAGCTGGGCGTATTCCAGGAAATTTTCGCGGATATCGGGGACGAGCAGAGCATCGAGCAGAGTCTTTCGACCTTCTCCGCGCATATGACGAATACGGTTCGGATTCTGGAGCAGGCGGACGCGCACAGCCTCTGCCTCTTCGATGAGCTCGGCGCCGGAACAGACCCGACGGAGGGCGCGGCGCTCGCGATGGCGATCCTGAACTTCCTCCATAATATGAAGACTCGCACGATCGCGACGACCCACTATGCGGAAATCAAGGTCTACGCACTTTCCACAGAGGGCGTAGAGAATGCGAGCTGCGAATTCGATGTGGAGACGCTGAGCCCGACCTACCGGCTGCTGATCGGCGTTCCGGGAAAGTCCAACGCCTTCGCGATTTCCCAGAAGCTGGGGCTTCCCGGCTATATCATCGAGGATGCGCGGGCAAGACTTGCGTCCGAGGATGTCCGGCTGGAGGATGTCATCGCGAGCCTTGAGGAGAGCCGCGTCACGGCAGAACGGGAGCGCGAGGAGATACAGCGCTACAGGACGGAGATTGAAGAGTACAAGCGGCGTGCCAGAGAGTCCTCGAAGGGCGTCGAGAAGGGGAAGGACAGAATCCTGCAAAAGGCGCGGGAGGAGGCCGCAACGATCCTCGCGGAGGCGAAGGAAACGGCGGATGCGATCGTGAAGGAGCTCCGGAAGCAGGAGCAGAACGGCGCGGCGACCATCGAAGCGGAGAAGACGCGGACGAAGCTGAACCAGAAGCTGCGGGCGACACAGGCGGCGATGAACACGGGGGTGGTCAAGGGCCCGGCACAGCCGCTCTCTGCGAAGAATATTCGGGTTGGTGATACGGTGAGGGTACTCTCCATGAACCTGAACGCGACGGTTTCGACGCTGCCGGACAGGGACGGAATGGTCTATGTTACCGCAGGAATCATTCGGACAAGGGTCAGCATTCGTGAGCTGGAGCTCGTGCAGCATGCGAAGGGCGGCGGGACAGTGCCCCGGAATGACGCGGGACGCAGCAGGGGCGCGGGAGCGATCAGGATGTCCAAGGCGATGGGGATTTCCCCGGAGCTGAATCTCATTGGGAAGATGACGGCA
- a CDS encoding ROK family glucokinase, with product MRYCVGFDVGGTTVKCGLFNTAGKLLDKWEITSRKEEDGRFILTDIAASLRGKMEEKGIGEEELQGIGLCVPGPVEKDGFVHVCVNLGWKNRYPAREMQKLLGGRIPCKVGNDANVAALGEMWVGGGKGYSNLCMVTLGTGVGGGIILNGEIIAGAHGAAAEIGHIHVRDEETEACNCGGYGCLEQVASATGIVREAKRNLALSGEESAMRAFGEQLSAKDVCDCAKAGDRLAVKTMETALRYLGLVMAQISMTADPEVFVLGGGVSKAGEYLINVTKRYYEEYTPLLIVKAELRLAELGNDAGIYGCARLVL from the coding sequence ATGCGGTATTGTGTGGGTTTTGATGTAGGCGGAACGACCGTGAAGTGCGGTCTCTTCAATACGGCGGGAAAGCTTCTCGATAAATGGGAGATTACGAGCCGGAAGGAGGAGGACGGCAGGTTTATCCTCACAGATATAGCGGCATCGCTTCGTGGGAAGATGGAGGAAAAGGGAATCGGGGAGGAGGAACTCCAGGGGATTGGGCTCTGTGTCCCGGGACCGGTGGAGAAGGATGGCTTCGTACATGTCTGTGTGAATCTGGGCTGGAAGAACCGCTATCCGGCACGGGAAATGCAGAAACTGCTGGGCGGCAGGATTCCCTGTAAGGTAGGAAATGACGCGAATGTGGCGGCACTCGGAGAAATGTGGGTTGGCGGCGGCAAGGGCTATTCGAATCTTTGTATGGTGACACTCGGTACCGGTGTCGGCGGCGGCATTATCCTGAATGGAGAGATCATCGCCGGTGCACACGGAGCTGCTGCGGAAATCGGGCATATCCATGTCCGGGACGAGGAGACAGAGGCCTGCAACTGCGGAGGGTATGGCTGCCTTGAGCAGGTCGCGAGCGCGACCGGCATTGTACGGGAAGCGAAGCGAAATCTCGCGCTGTCCGGAGAGGAATCCGCGATGCGTGCCTTCGGAGAGCAGCTCTCCGCGAAGGATGTCTGCGACTGTGCGAAGGCGGGAGATCGGCTCGCAGTGAAGACGATGGAGACGGCGCTCCGCTATCTCGGGCTCGTTATGGCGCAGATATCCATGACAGCGGATCCGGAGGTTTTCGTCCTCGGCGGCGGGGTGTCCAAGGCAGGAGAGTATCTGATCAACGTGACAAAGCGGTATTATGAAGAATACACGCCGCTGCTTATCGTGAAGGCAGAGCTTCGGCTGGCAGAGCTTGGCAATGATGCCGGGATCTACGGCTGTGCGCGGCTGGTGCTGTAA
- a CDS encoding DUF5711 family protein, whose product MTEGNRESRKQELRRRMVNAEELPRQERRSRRRQGRGRYVLLLLLFLVLLMLLLALHWFFRRELRSVQRGWSMESFAEGGVQSDYEEYFPYIDGLLRVTRDGAGYINGAGKTVWNQSFEMAEPYVAISGTFAAIADQGKNAIYIMNAAGTTGQAETSLPITKLSVSETGVVYALTEDREASYITVFTKEGGTLDISIKSILEGDGYPLDIAVSPDGTELLCSFAYLENGVLQNRLVFYNLSEVGQSAGSNRVVGGFSDDFKGHLCGRVRFSGNALAQAFYDGGVAFFSTKLLTSPALLSKQETTEAIRSIAYSGDYVGVITDTEQEGSTEPYRLSVYRTNGQKCYERLFAFPYSGFTLDDGRAILYREQELCIYDRRGKIRFSGTLEAPVSEVKILSDNAFGMRLMVGGGGRMENISLR is encoded by the coding sequence ATGACAGAGGGAAACAGAGAATCCAGAAAACAGGAGCTCCGCAGGCGTATGGTGAATGCGGAGGAGCTTCCCCGACAGGAGAGGAGATCCCGGAGACGACAGGGCAGGGGGCGCTATGTGCTGCTGCTCCTTCTGTTCCTCGTGCTTCTCATGCTGCTTCTTGCACTGCATTGGTTTTTCCGGAGGGAGCTTCGCAGCGTACAGCGTGGCTGGAGCATGGAGAGCTTTGCGGAGGGCGGCGTGCAGTCGGATTATGAGGAATATTTTCCTTACATAGACGGGCTGCTCCGTGTGACGCGGGACGGTGCGGGGTATATCAACGGCGCGGGGAAGACCGTATGGAACCAGTCCTTCGAGATGGCGGAGCCATATGTCGCGATCAGCGGAACATTCGCCGCGATCGCGGATCAGGGCAAAAATGCGATCTATATCATGAATGCGGCAGGGACGACAGGGCAGGCGGAGACCAGCCTTCCGATCACGAAGCTCAGCGTCTCCGAGACCGGTGTCGTGTACGCACTCACAGAGGATCGCGAGGCGAGCTATATTACGGTTTTTACCAAGGAAGGCGGCACACTGGACATTTCCATCAAATCCATTCTGGAGGGTGACGGCTATCCGCTGGATATCGCGGTTTCACCGGACGGGACAGAGCTGCTCTGTTCCTTTGCGTATCTGGAGAATGGCGTGCTGCAGAACCGGCTGGTCTTCTACAATCTTTCCGAGGTCGGACAGAGCGCGGGAAGCAACCGTGTGGTCGGCGGCTTTTCGGATGATTTCAAGGGACATCTGTGCGGACGGGTTCGCTTCTCCGGGAATGCGCTGGCGCAGGCGTTCTATGATGGAGGGGTTGCGTTTTTTTCAACGAAGCTCCTGACGAGTCCCGCGCTTTTATCGAAGCAGGAGACAACGGAGGCGATCCGTTCGATCGCCTATTCCGGAGACTATGTGGGGGTCATCACTGATACGGAGCAGGAGGGAAGTACGGAGCCGTATCGTCTCAGCGTCTACCGTACGAATGGGCAGAAGTGCTATGAACGTCTCTTCGCCTTTCCGTACAGCGGCTTCACGCTGGACGACGGCAGAGCGATTCTGTATCGGGAGCAGGAGCTCTGTATCTATGATCGGAGGGGGAAGATACGTTTCTCGGGCACGCTGGAGGCACCGGTTTCGGAGGTGAAGATCCTCTCGGACAATGCCTTCGGTATGCGTCTCATGGTTGGAGGTGGCGGCAGAATGGAGAATATCAGTCTGCGCTAG
- a CDS encoding nucleotidyltransferase family protein: protein MKKTALVIMAAGLGSRFGGGIKQLAKLGPGGEVIMEYSVYDAIKAGFDKVIFIIRREIEADFREIIGNRVEKHIRCEYAYQELADLPAGFSVPEGRRKPWGTAHALIQVRRQIDSPFAVINADDFYGREGFRLLHDYLTEKLDESKPYFDICIAGFLVGNTLSKNGAVNRGVCETGADGTLSAIHETYEIREERDGIFGRRADGTRVEVRRDAIVSMNMFGLSEGFLDSLERNFPAWLSVHGGELKSEYLLPAEIDVLMQAGKARVSVLPDHDRWFGVTYQEDKAAVQRALRALHAQGVYPERLFD, encoded by the coding sequence ATGAAGAAAACGGCATTGGTTATCATGGCGGCGGGGCTGGGCTCCCGCTTCGGCGGAGGGATCAAGCAGCTGGCGAAGCTCGGGCCGGGCGGAGAGGTCATCATGGAGTATTCCGTCTATGATGCGATCAAGGCAGGCTTCGATAAGGTGATATTTATCATTCGCAGGGAGATCGAGGCGGATTTTCGTGAGATCATCGGGAATCGTGTAGAAAAGCATATCCGGTGTGAGTATGCGTATCAGGAGCTTGCAGATCTTCCGGCGGGCTTCTCTGTACCGGAGGGCAGGAGGAAGCCATGGGGAACCGCGCACGCGCTCATTCAGGTGAGAAGGCAGATTGACAGCCCGTTCGCGGTCATCAATGCGGATGACTTCTACGGCAGAGAGGGCTTCCGGCTGCTCCATGATTATCTGACAGAGAAGCTGGACGAGTCGAAGCCGTACTTCGATATCTGCATCGCGGGCTTTCTGGTCGGGAACACGCTTTCGAAGAACGGCGCAGTGAACCGCGGTGTCTGTGAGACCGGAGCGGACGGGACACTCTCTGCTATCCATGAGACCTATGAGATCCGGGAGGAGAGAGATGGCATTTTCGGCCGCAGGGCGGACGGGACGCGGGTGGAGGTCAGACGGGACGCGATCGTCTCCATGAATATGTTCGGTCTGTCCGAGGGCTTTCTGGACAGTCTGGAGCGGAATTTCCCGGCATGGCTCAGCGTACATGGGGGAGAGCTGAAATCCGAATATCTGCTTCCGGCGGAGATTGATGTGCTGATGCAGGCGGGGAAGGCGAGAGTCTCCGTGCTGCCCGATCATGATCGCTGGTTCGGAGTGACGTATCAGGAGGACAAGGCGGCAGTGCAGCGGGCGCTTCGCGCGCTGCACGCGCAGGGCGTATATCCGGAAAGATTATTCGACTGA